The DNA segment AAGCCCAGACACCTGCCACCGCGCTGCCCGCCGCCTGGACTGGTGCCCGGCTGTCCACAGCCACCTATGTGATCCTGAACCCGCAGATGGTGGGTCCCAACCTGCTGGGCGGCAGCGATCAGGCCAGCGTGCTGGACGCCATGCGGCGGGACTCGGGAAATGCGCTCAAGCGGCGGTATCCGGGGGCCACCATCAGCACCGACGCCATCAGTGCCGGGGCAATCCACGTGACCCCGGTCCTGAACACCCCCTCTGCGCTGTTGCCGTGGCTCAAGCTGACCGCCCGCCTGGACCTGACCCTGCCCGAAGGCGACAGGGTCAGCGTGGGTCAGGAATTTACCCTCTGGGACGTCTATCAGCACCGCGCTGAGGCCGCCAATTACGTCTATGACCAGTTGGCCCAGCGCCTTCCCTGAGTGGGCCGTACTTTCCAGAAGGTTGCTCCACCTGATTTCCCTGCGCGCCTCCCCGTCGTCCCGTGATTTATGTGGGTCTTGCTGACCCACCACCCAGTCTTGCCCTATGTTAAAGGTCAGATTTACGGAGGCGTACGATGAACAGGAACGCATATTTGAAGCGCTGCATGGCCATCAGCCTGCGCCATCGGGCTGCCTGGGTGGCTGTGGGCGGGGTGGCTGGGCTGATTTTCGCCGCTCTGCTGGGTCTGAGCGTGGCCGATCTGATTGCCCTGACTGTGCTGGGTGCCGCCGCCGTCGTGCTGGCCGTTGCTGTGAATTCCTACCTGCGGCATTCGGCAGACCCGGAAGCTCAGCCGGAGGATGGCCACAAGGCCCCCGTGACATCTCGAAATAGCAATCACCCGCACTGAGGCCCACGCCTGTCTCGGTTTCAGGGTCGCGCCCATGTATTGCGCCCCTTCATTCATTGGTCTGACCCCGGAGCGTGTTAGCGTCGGGGAATGACCGATCAGACAACACACGCTCAGGCAGAACAGGGCAAGGCAGGCACGCGCGGCAGCGCCTTTATCACCGGGGCCAGCAAGGGCATCGGCTACGAAGTGGCACGTTCTCTGACACAGGCGGGCTACGCGGTGACCATCACCAGCCGCAACGAGCAGGAGATCACTGAGGCCGCCCGCAAGATCGGCGGCACGGCGCGCGGCGTGGTCTGCGATGTGCGTGACCCGGCGGCCCTGGAACGTGAGGTGGGCGCACACACCGAAGCCTTCGGCGGGCTGGATGTGCTGTTCGTCAACGCGGGCGTGGGTAACTTCGCCAACGTGGCCGACATGACCGTGGAGCAGTGGCAGGACGTGATCGACACCAACCTGTCGGGAGCCTTCTACACCATCAAGGCGGGTATTCCGGCCCTCAAGAAGCGGGGCGGCTATATCTTCACGCTATCCAGTCTGGCAGGCAAGAACCCGTTCGCGGGCGGCGCGGCCTATAACGCCAGCAAATTCGGCCTGAACGGCCTGTCCGAGGTGCTGACCCTGGACCTGCGCCAGCACGACATCAAGGTGACGCAGATCATGCCAGGCAGCGTGGCCACCCACTTTGCCGGGCACACCCCTAGCGACGCCGACGCCTGGAAGATCCAGCCGGAAGACATCGCGCAGCTCACGGTGGACCTGCTGAACATGCCCGTGCGGACGCTGCCCAGCAAGGTGGAAGTGCGGCCCAGCAAGCCGCCTAAGAAGTAGGCGCAGCCCGAACTGCAGCTCATACGGACTCCGGTTAAAGAGTGTTGGGAACACTTGTCATCCGAGCGGACTTGCAAAGCTGCGAAGCAGAAAAACGGCTTCCGGGCATGGAGTGTAGGGATCGGCGCTTTTCCGATTCCTGCGCGTTACAAACGGAATCCGTATCAGGCAGGGCAATTGATACGGCGGCGTAGCATGGCGCATGGCCGAGCCTGAAACCGGAGTCGCCCCTACACCACCTGGCTCCCACGAACCCGCCTCGCACGATATTCCCCTGAGCAGGGTGCATGGCCTGAGCGACGGCGTGTTTGCCATCGTGGTCACGCTGCTGGTGCTGGAACTGCACATTCCCGAAATTGCTGGGACGCTGAGCAGCGCCGAACGCGCTCAGGAGCTGAACAGCGCGCTGGTGGAGCTGTTGCCGCGTCTGCTTGTTTTCTTCGTGACCTTCTTGGTAGCGGGCGTCAGTTGGGTCAGCCAGACCCGCTTTCAGGCCCGCCTCTCACGCGCCGATCCGCGATTGGCCTTTCTGAACATTATCTATCTGATGTTCGTCTCGCTCTTGCCGTTCACGGCGGCGGTCATCGGCTTGTATGGCGATACGCCGACTGGCCTCGCCACCTATGCGGTCAATCAGGCGCTGATCGGTCTCGCCTTTCTGTGGATGCTGTGGCACGCGGTTCGCCACGATTTGATGTCTCCTGGCTGGCGGGCCGAACGGCTGGGACAGCGGGCGCTGATCAACCTGAGCGTCTTTGCGCTGATGGCGTTGGCGGCTGTGACCGTGCCTAGTTTGGCCTTTTTCGTGCCCTTCGTGCTGCCAGTCGCCCACCCGCTGCTGTCGCGCACGAACGGGCTGCGGTGGTGAAGGTCAACAC comes from the Deinococcus sp. AJ005 genome and includes:
- a CDS encoding SDR family oxidoreductase, which gives rise to MTDQTTHAQAEQGKAGTRGSAFITGASKGIGYEVARSLTQAGYAVTITSRNEQEITEAARKIGGTARGVVCDVRDPAALEREVGAHTEAFGGLDVLFVNAGVGNFANVADMTVEQWQDVIDTNLSGAFYTIKAGIPALKKRGGYIFTLSSLAGKNPFAGGAAYNASKFGLNGLSEVLTLDLRQHDIKVTQIMPGSVATHFAGHTPSDADAWKIQPEDIAQLTVDLLNMPVRTLPSKVEVRPSKPPKK
- a CDS encoding TMEM175 family protein — its product is MAEPETGVAPTPPGSHEPASHDIPLSRVHGLSDGVFAIVVTLLVLELHIPEIAGTLSSAERAQELNSALVELLPRLLVFFVTFLVAGVSWVSQTRFQARLSRADPRLAFLNIIYLMFVSLLPFTAAVIGLYGDTPTGLATYAVNQALIGLAFLWMLWHAVRHDLMSPGWRAERLGQRALINLSVFALMALAAVTVPSLAFFVPFVLPVAHPLLSRTNGLRW